The genomic segment ATGCCATTTCCCGGCTCCTCAAGCAGGCTGCGTAGCGTCGGGATGAGCGTAATATGCTGGCAAAAAAAGAAAAAATTATTGATGTTGCGTGCTTTAGCCTGCTGCAGCGTGATAGCCGTAGCGGGCATGGTGGTCTCAAAACCCAGCCCGAAAAACACGACCTTCCGGGTGGGGTTTTCTTCCGCCAGCTTCAGGGCATCCAGCGGCGAGTAAAGGATACGCACGTCTGCTCCGCGGGCTTTCGCCTGTAAGAGCGAGCCATTTTTTCCCGGTACGCGCATGGCATCGCCAAAGGTACAGAAAATGACGTCAGGATGGCTCGCAATCTCAATACAGCTGTCGATGCGTCCCATCGGCAGAACGCATACCGGGCAGCCGGGACCGTGGATAAACTCGATGTTATCCGGCAGAAGCTGGTCGAGGCCAAATTTAAAGATAGCATGAGTATGGCCACCGCAGACCTCCATAATCCGCAGTGGCCGTTCTGCGCTGTAATTCAGATGTTGCGCACGTGCTTTCAGGTGCCCGATAAGCTGCATCACCTGTTCTGGCGCGCGGTATTCATCAACGTAGCGCATAGCTTACCCCTCCTCGCCAAACAGCAGCGCCCCGACGTCAGGTTCAACGTCGAACATGTTCTGCAGGGCATCCAGGGTATCGCGTGCCTCCGCTTCGTTAATCACGCTCATGGCAAATCCCACGTGAACCAGCACCCATTGACCGAGTCGCGATGCACCGGTTTCATCAGCGCTGCCTACCAGCGTCAGGTCGACGTCGCGCACTATGCCGCAGACTTCAACTTTGGCCTGATTGCCGTCGATGGACTGTATTTGCCCGGGGACGCCTATGCACATCGTTCACGCTCCAGCCAGCTTAGCCAGTGGTCCATGCCATCGCCGCGGGTGGCGGAAACCAGCAGGATCTCAATATCCGGATTCACCTCACGGGCGTAGGCCAGGCATTTATCCACATCAAAGTTCAGGTACGGCAGTAAATCGACTTTGTTGAGCAGCATCAGCGAGGCGGCGGCAAACATATGCGGATACTTCAGCGGTTTGTCTTCCCCTTCGGTCACTGAGAGCACCGCCACTTTATGGCGCTCACCCAGATCGAAGCTGGCCGGGCAGACCAGGTTGCCCACGTTCTCGATAAACAGGATGCCGTTATCCGCCAGCGGCAGGCGCGGCGCGGCCTCGGCAATCATCTGCGCATCCAGATGACAGCCTTTACCGGTGTTGACCTGAATCGCTGGGGTGCCGGTTTCGCGGATACGCGCGGCATCGTTCACCGTCTGCTGATCGCCTTCAATCACGGCGCAGGAGACGCTGCCATTAAGGCGGTTCAGCGTCTGCGTCAATAGCGTGGTTTTGCCCGAGCCAGGGCTGGACACCAGGTTTAGCACCAGGTGTTTACGGGTAGCAAAGCGCGCGCGGTTGTGGGCAGCGAGCTGGTTATTTTTATCCAGCACGTTGATTTCGACTTCCAGCATCTGGCGCTGACTGATCCCCGGCGCATGGGTGCCCGCTTCGCCGTGACCATAGTGCAGATCGCCCGCCTCTGATTGCTGGGGCGCAAAGGTGATGCCGGTTAATGCCCCGACAAGACGAGGTGCAGGGGAAAACGGCGCGGAGCGAAACGCGGAATGAGGACGGTGTTCATCCCCTTCTATATACAGATTGCCTTCAGCGCAACCACAGGTACTACACATAATTTACTCCTTCTCGATTTCGAGACGTTGGATCTGCATGCCGTCATCCGCCACGATGCGAAGGCCGACATGCTGACACTGCGGGCAGCGCTGCACTTTTGATGACAGCAAGGTGACGTACTGCTGGCAATGTTCACACCAGCACTCCGCCTGCTGTTCTTCAATATGCAGCTCGCAGCCTTCTGCCAGCGTGCCGCGGCACACCAGCTCAAAGCAGAAGGTGAGGGCGCTGATCTCGACACAGGAAAAGGCGCCGATCTTCAGCCAGACGCCGGTCACGCGTTTGGCCTTGTTCTGTACCGCCTGCTGTTCGATGAGTTCCAACGCTCGCTGGCAGAGAGTGATTTCGTGCATTACGCCTCCTCAATGAATTGCCCCTGTAATGCAATAACAGTGCCAGCTTGTTTTTACATCGCGAGTGTCGATGTCACCGCTGACGACATGACACGTCGACACCGGCAGATTGACAGCAGGTTTAATACTAAAATCGATGTAAATCAATTGGTTATAAATTGGCATGAAATCTGCTTAACAGCCGCTATCTCCATTAACCGGATACCTTTTATGACTATTTGGGAAATCAGCGCAAAAGCGGATTACATTGCGCAACGCCATCAACAGTTGCAGGACCAGTGGCATCACTACTGCAATTCTCTGGTTCAGGGCATCACCCTGTCGAAAGCCCGACTTCACCATGCCATGAGCTGTGCGGCACAGGGGGATATGCGTTTCGTCCTCTTCGGCCACTTTACGATTTTTGTCACCCTGGCGGACACCTTTAACAGCCACACCATTGAGTACTACGTTGAAACAAAAGAGGGCGAAAAACAGTGCATTGCGCAGGCGCAACTGATGGCCGACGGCATGGTGGATGGGCATGTCAGTAACCGCGATCGTGAACAGGTGCTGGAGCATTATCTGGAAAAAATTGCTCCGGTTTATAACGGTCTCTACACCGCCGTTGAGCGCGACCTGTCGGTCAACCTGCAGCAGCTGATGGATGTCCAGCCCCCGGCTAGCGTGGCCTGATTATTGCGTGTCGAGAAGTGTCGATAAGACAGTTTTTCGTCAAAAATGACTATCACCAGAGGATAACCCGGTGAACCGTTTTGTAATTGCTGATTCGACAGTCTGTATTGGCTGTCGGACCTGTGAAGCGGCGTGTTCGGAAACACACCGCCTGCACGGGCTGCAGTCCATGCCGCGCCTGAGCGTCATGCGTAATGAAAAAGAGTCTGCCCCGCAGCTCTGCCACCAGTGTGAAGATGCGCCGTGCGCGGGCGTCTGCCCGGTGAATGCCATCGAACGCATTGATGGTGTGGTACAGCTTAACGAAAGCCTGTGCATAAGCTGCAAACTGTGCGGCATCGCCTGTCCGTTCGGCGCCATTGAATTTTCAGGCAGCCGCCCGCTGCATATCCCGGCGAACGCCAACTCGCCAAAAGCGCCTCCGGCCCCGCCTGCCCCGGCACGCGTCAGTACGCTGTTGGATTGGGCGCCCGGCGTGCGTGCGGTTGCGGTGAAATGTGACCTGTGCAGCTTTGATGAGCAAGGTCCGGCGTGTGTGCGTACCTGCCCGACGAAGGCGCTGATTCTGGTCAATATTCGCGATATTGCCCGCACCAGTAAGCGTAAACGTGAGCTGACCATCAATAGCGATGTTGGCGATCTTTCTCTGCTTCAGGCTTACAACGAGGGGGCGAAATGAACGCCGTAACGATGATTAACAGCGCAGTGGCCTGGTTTGCTGCCTCGGCAATACTCGCGTTGGTTTTCGCTTTTCATAAAACCCTGAGCGGCTGGATTGCCGGAATTGGCGGGGCGGTGGGGAGCCTGATGGCTCTGGCGGCTGGCGGGGTCGTTCTGATGAACGGACAATCCGCTGAGGCGGTCATACCGTTGATTCGCTATACCGTCCAGCTTACGCCGTTAAATGCCATCTGGCTGCTCACCTTCAGCCTGTGCGGGCTATTTATTAGTCTGTTCAATATTGACTGGCACCGCCATAAAAATACCAAAGCCAACGGCCTGTTGGTTAACCTGCTGATGGCTGCGGCGGTGTGTACCGTTATTGCCAGCAACCTCGGTGCGCTGGTGGTGATGGCTGAAATCATGACGCTGTGCGGCGTATTCCTGACGGGCTGTAGCGCGTCCGGCAAGCTGTGGTTTGCGCTGGGTCGCCTTGGCACGCTGCTGCTGGCGCTGGCCTGCTGGCTGGTGTGGCAGCGCTTCGGCACGCTGGATTTTTCCGCCCTCGACGGCCAGCCGCTGGGTAATGACGTCTGGCTGCTGGGCGTGGTGGGTTTTGGCCTGCTGGCCGGTATCATCCCTCTGCACGGCTGGGTTCCACAGGCGCACGCAAATGCGTCCGCACCTGCTGCGGCGCTGTTTTCCGTGGTGGTGATGAAGGTCGGCCTGTTCGGTATGTTGACCCTAAGCCTCACCGGCGGGCAACCGCCGCTGTGGTGGGGCATTGTGCTGCTGTTAGCCGGTATGGTGACCGCGTTCTTCGGTGGGCTGTATGCGCTAATGGAACACAATATTCAACGCCTGCTGGCGTACCACACGCTGGAGAATATCGGCATCATCCTGCTGGGGCTTGGCGCCGGGATTACCGGGCTGGCGCTCAATCAACCGGCGCTGATTGCCGCCGGGTTTATTGGCGGCTTGTATCACCTTATCAATCACAGCCTGTTCAAAAGCACGCTGTTTCTGGGGGCGGGTAGCGTCTGGTTCCGTACCGGACATCGCGATATCGAAAAGCTGGGCGGTATTGGCAAAAAAATGCCGATGATCTCGCTCGCCATGCTGGTGGGGCTGATGGCGATGGCCGCGCTGCCACCGCTGAACGGTTTTGCCGGTGAATGGGTGATTTACCAGTCCTTCTTCGCGCTGGGGCAGAGCGATGCGTTTATCGCGCGTCTGTTAGGGCCACTGCTGACCGTCGGGCTGGCCATTACCGGGGCGCTGGCGGTGATGTGTATGGCGAAAGTCTACGGCGTGACTTTCCTCGGCGCGCCGCGCACGCGTGAAGCCGAAAACGCCTGCTGCGCGCCAGTCCTGATGGCGACCAGCGTGGTTGCCCTGGCGCTCTGTTGCATCGTCGGCGGCGTTGCGGCGCCATGGCTCCTGCCGATTCTGGAAAGCGCGATCCCGCTGCCGTTGACCACGGCCCATACCACTGTTTCCCAGCCGATGATGGCGCTGCTGCTGATTGCTGCACCGCTGCTGCCGTTTGTATTGATGTTGTTCTTCAAACGCGACCGCCTTGCATCCCGCTCTCGCGGGAAGGCATGGGCGTGCGGTTACGAGCACGACCAATCGATGGTTATTACCGCCCACGGTTTTGCCATGCCGGTGAAAGAGAACTTCGCCGCCGTGCTGAAAATGCGCCACTGGCTGAATCCGGTGGGCTGGGTCCCTGGCTGGCAGAGTGCCGCGGTGCCGGCGCTGTTCCGTCGCCTGGCGGTTATCGAGCTGGCGGTGCTGGTGGTGATTGTGATTTCACGAGGAGCCTGACATGAGTGTGTTACTGGCATTACTTCAGGCGCTGGTGTTATTTGCCATTGCGCCACTGCTTTCCGGGGTGAGCCGCGTAGTGCGCGCCCGGCTGCATAACCGTCGCGGGCCTGGCGTACTGCAGGAGTACCGCGATCTCTTTAAGTTGCTCACGCGTCAGAGCGTGGCGCCGGCTGCGGCTGGCTGGGTCTTCCGCCTGACGCCGTTTGTGATGGTGGGCGTAATGCTGACCATTGCCACCGCACTGCCGGTGGTCACGGTGGGCTCGCCGTTACCGGTGCTCGGTGACCTGATCACGCTTATCTACCTCTTTGCCATCGCGCGTTTCTTCTTTGCGATTGCCGGGCTGGATACCGGTAGCCCGTTTACCGGTCTGGGTGCCAGCCGCGAAGCGATGCTGGGGGTGCTCGTTGAACCGATCCTGCTGCTGGGCTTGTGGGTTGCCGCGCAGGTCGCGGGCTCAACGCATATCAGTTTTATCACCGATACCGTCTACCACTGGCCCGTCGCGCGAACCATTCCTCTGGTTCTGGCCCTGTGCGCCTGTGCATTCGCCACCTTTATCGAGATGGGCAAACTGCCGTTCGATCTCGCGGAAGCGGAGCAGGAACTGCAGGAAGGACCGTTGACCGAATACAGCGGCTATGGTTTTGCGGTGCTGAAGTGGGGCATTAGCCTCAAGCAACTGGTGGTGTTGCAGATGTTTGTTGGCGTTTTCTTCCCCTGGGGGCAGATGACGCACTTCTCGGTGGGCGGTCTGGTGCTGGCTGTGGTGGTGGCCGCGCTTAAGCTGCTGGCTGGCGTGCTGGTGATTGCGCTGTTTGAAAACAGTATGGCGCGTCTGCGTTTTGTGGCGACCTCACGCATCACCTGGGCCGGTTTTGGCTTTGCATTTTTAGCATTCGTCTCCTTGCTGGTGGCGTGATTTAAGAGAGTTTTTATGTCTGAAGAAAAGAAAGGTCAGCAGTATCTCGCTGTGTTGCATCAGGCTTTCCCGGGTGTCGTGCTGGATGAAAGCTGGCAGACCAAAGACCAGATCACCCTCACCGTGAAGGTGAACTATCTGCCGGAAGTGGTGGAGTTTCTTTATTACCAGCAGGGTGGCTGGCTGTCGGTGCTGTTTGGCAATGACGAGCGCCAGCTGTGCGGAAACTATGCGGTGTACTACGTGATGTCGATGGAGCAGGGTGAGAAGTGCTGGATAACCGTGCGCGTTGAAGTCGACCCCAATAAGCCGGAATATCCGTCCGTGACGCCACGCGTACCCGCTGCCGTCTGGGGCGAACGCGAGGTGCGTGACATGTACGGTCTGGTGGCTGTCGGCCTGCCGGACGAGCGCCGTCTGGTGCTGCCGGACGACTGGCCGGATGAACTGTATCCGCTGCGTAAAGACAGCATGGATTATCGTCAGCGCCCGGCCCCCACCACCGACAGCGAAACCTACGAGTTCATCAACGAACTGGGCAGCAAAAAGAACAACGTGGTGCCGATTGGCCCGCTGCACGTCACCTCCGATGAGCCGGGCCACTTCCGCCTGTTCGTGGACGGCGAGAATATCATCGACGCCGATTACCGCCTGTTCTACGTCCATCGCGGCATGGAAAAACTGGCGGAAACCCGCATGGGTTACAACGAAGTCACCTTCCTCTCGGACCGCGTGTGCGGCATCTGTGGGTTCGCCCACAGCACCGCCTACACCACCTCGGTGGAAAACGGCATGGGGATCGTGGTACCGGAGCGCGCGCAGATGATCCGCGCCATCCTGCTGGAAGTTGAACGTCTGCATTCCCATCTGCTGAACCTCGGTCTGGCCTGCCACTTTGTCGGCTTTGACGCCGGATTTATGCAGTTTTTCCGTGTGCGTGAAGCGTCGATGAAGATGGCGGAGATCCTCACCGGGGCGCGTAAAACCTACGGCCTGAACCTGATCGGCGGGATCCGCCGTGACCTGCTGAAGGACGACATGATCCAGACCCGCCTGCTGGCGCAGCAGATGCGCCGCGACGTACAGGAGCTGGTGGATATGCTGCTCAGTACGCCAAACATTGAGCAGCGTACCGTGGGCATAGGTCGCCTTGATCCTGACATCGCCCGCGACTTCAGTAACGTCGGCCCAATGGTGCGCGCCAGCGGTCACGCCCGCGACACCCGCGCCGATCATCCATTTGTCGGCTACGGTCTGCTGCCGATGACGGTACACAGCGAGCAGGGCTGCGACGTAATTTCTCGCCTCAAAGTGCGTATCAACGAAGTGTTCACCGCCCTGAATATGATCGACTTCGGTCTGGATAATCTGCCGGGCGGCCCGCTGATGGTGGAAGGCTTCACCTACATTCCAGGCCGCTTCGCCCTCGGTTTTGCTGAAGCACCGCGCGGGGATGATATTCACTGGAGCATGACTGGCGACAACCAGAAGCTCTACCGCTGGCGCTGCCGTGCGGCCACTTATGCCAACTGGCCAACGCTTCGCTACATGCTGCGCGGAAATACGGTATCCGATGCCCCGCTGATCATCGGCAGCCTCGACCCTTGTTATTCCTGCACCGATCGCATGACCGTTGTCGACGTGCGGAAGAAAAAAAGCCAGGTGGTGCCGTATAAAGAGCTTGAGCGCT from the unidentified bacterial endosymbiont genome contains:
- the hypD gene encoding hydrogenase formation protein HypD, coding for MRYVDEYRAPEQVMQLIGHLKARAQHLNYSAERPLRIMEVCGGHTHAIFKFGLDQLLPDNIEFIHGPGCPVCVLPMGRIDSCIEIASHPDVIFCTFGDAMRVPGKNGSLLQAKARGADVRILYSPLDALKLAEENPTRKVVFFGLGFETTMPATAITLQQAKARNINNFFFFCQHITLIPTLRSLLEEPGNGIDALLAPGHVSMVIGAEAYGFIAREFNRPLVVAGFEPLDLLQGVTMLVEQKIEALSSVENQYRRVVSDGGNLLARRAIADVFSVEGDSEWRGLGLIADSGVRLTPAYRSFDAEAHFRPQPQQVCDDPRARCGEVLTGKCKPHQCALFGNTCNPQTAFGALMVSSEGACAAWYQYRNQECDV
- a CDS encoding HypC/HybG/HupF family hydrogenase formation chaperone translates to MCIGVPGQIQSIDGNQAKVEVCGIVRDVDLTLVGSADETGASRLGQWVLVHVGFAMSVINEAEARDTLDALQNMFDVEPDVGALLFGEEG
- the hypB gene encoding hydrogenase nickel incorporation protein HypB; translated protein: MCSTCGCAEGNLYIEGDEHRPHSAFRSAPFSPAPRLVGALTGITFAPQQSEAGDLHYGHGEAGTHAPGISQRQMLEVEINVLDKNNQLAAHNRARFATRKHLVLNLVSSPGSGKTTLLTQTLNRLNGSVSCAVIEGDQQTVNDAARIRETGTPAIQVNTGKGCHLDAQMIAEAAPRLPLADNGILFIENVGNLVCPASFDLGERHKVAVLSVTEGEDKPLKYPHMFAAASLMLLNKVDLLPYLNFDVDKCLAYAREVNPDIEILLVSATRGDGMDHWLSWLERERCA
- the hypA gene encoding hydrogenase maturation nickel metallochaperone HypA, which translates into the protein MHEITLCQRALELIEQQAVQNKAKRVTGVWLKIGAFSCVEISALTFCFELVCRGTLAEGCELHIEEQQAECWCEHCQQYVTLLSSKVQRCPQCQHVGLRIVADDGMQIQRLEIEKE
- the hycA gene encoding formate hydrogenlyase regulator HycA — encoded protein: MTIWEISAKADYIAQRHQQLQDQWHHYCNSLVQGITLSKARLHHAMSCAAQGDMRFVLFGHFTIFVTLADTFNSHTIEYYVETKEGEKQCIAQAQLMADGMVDGHVSNRDREQVLEHYLEKIAPVYNGLYTAVERDLSVNLQQLMDVQPPASVA
- a CDS encoding 4Fe-4S dicluster domain-containing protein is translated as MNRFVIADSTVCIGCRTCEAACSETHRLHGLQSMPRLSVMRNEKESAPQLCHQCEDAPCAGVCPVNAIERIDGVVQLNESLCISCKLCGIACPFGAIEFSGSRPLHIPANANSPKAPPAPPAPARVSTLLDWAPGVRAVAVKCDLCSFDEQGPACVRTCPTKALILVNIRDIARTSKRKRELTINSDVGDLSLLQAYNEGAK
- the hycC gene encoding formate hydrogenlyase subunit 3; translation: MNAVTMINSAVAWFAASAILALVFAFHKTLSGWIAGIGGAVGSLMALAAGGVVLMNGQSAEAVIPLIRYTVQLTPLNAIWLLTFSLCGLFISLFNIDWHRHKNTKANGLLVNLLMAAAVCTVIASNLGALVVMAEIMTLCGVFLTGCSASGKLWFALGRLGTLLLALACWLVWQRFGTLDFSALDGQPLGNDVWLLGVVGFGLLAGIIPLHGWVPQAHANASAPAAALFSVVVMKVGLFGMLTLSLTGGQPPLWWGIVLLLAGMVTAFFGGLYALMEHNIQRLLAYHTLENIGIILLGLGAGITGLALNQPALIAAGFIGGLYHLINHSLFKSTLFLGAGSVWFRTGHRDIEKLGGIGKKMPMISLAMLVGLMAMAALPPLNGFAGEWVIYQSFFALGQSDAFIARLLGPLLTVGLAITGALAVMCMAKVYGVTFLGAPRTREAENACCAPVLMATSVVALALCCIVGGVAAPWLLPILESAIPLPLTTAHTTVSQPMMALLLIAAPLLPFVLMLFFKRDRLASRSRGKAWACGYEHDQSMVITAHGFAMPVKENFAAVLKMRHWLNPVGWVPGWQSAAVPALFRRLAVIELAVLVVIVISRGA
- a CDS encoding respiratory chain complex I subunit 1 family protein; amino-acid sequence: MSVLLALLQALVLFAIAPLLSGVSRVVRARLHNRRGPGVLQEYRDLFKLLTRQSVAPAAAGWVFRLTPFVMVGVMLTIATALPVVTVGSPLPVLGDLITLIYLFAIARFFFAIAGLDTGSPFTGLGASREAMLGVLVEPILLLGLWVAAQVAGSTHISFITDTVYHWPVARTIPLVLALCACAFATFIEMGKLPFDLAEAEQELQEGPLTEYSGYGFAVLKWGISLKQLVVLQMFVGVFFPWGQMTHFSVGGLVLAVVVAALKLLAGVLVIALFENSMARLRFVATSRITWAGFGFAFLAFVSLLVA
- a CDS encoding NADH-quinone oxidoreductase subunit C, with translation MSEEKKGQQYLAVLHQAFPGVVLDESWQTKDQITLTVKVNYLPEVVEFLYYQQGGWLSVLFGNDERQLCGNYAVYYVMSMEQGEKCWITVRVEVDPNKPEYPSVTPRVPAAVWGEREVRDMYGLVAVGLPDERRLVLPDDWPDELYPLRKDSMDYRQRPAPTTDSETYEFINELGSKKNNVVPIGPLHVTSDEPGHFRLFVDGENIIDADYRLFYVHRGMEKLAETRMGYNEVTFLSDRVCGICGFAHSTAYTTSVENGMGIVVPERAQMIRAILLEVERLHSHLLNLGLACHFVGFDAGFMQFFRVREASMKMAEILTGARKTYGLNLIGGIRRDLLKDDMIQTRLLAQQMRRDVQELVDMLLSTPNIEQRTVGIGRLDPDIARDFSNVGPMVRASGHARDTRADHPFVGYGLLPMTVHSEQGCDVISRLKVRINEVFTALNMIDFGLDNLPGGPLMVEGFTYIPGRFALGFAEAPRGDDIHWSMTGDNQKLYRWRCRAATYANWPTLRYMLRGNTVSDAPLIIGSLDPCYSCTDRMTVVDVRKKKSQVVPYKELERYSIERKNSPLK